One window of Kryptolebias marmoratus isolate JLee-2015 linkage group LG3, ASM164957v2, whole genome shotgun sequence genomic DNA carries:
- the LOC108241481 gene encoding adhesion G protein-coupled receptor L1 isoform X2 — protein sequence MAVPLWFTGVCLLTLAHVAPSGQAMSRAAMPFGLLRRELACEGYPIELRCPGSDVVMVETANYGRTDDKICDADPSQMENTQCYLPDALKIMSQRCNNRTQCVVVAGVDVFPDPCPGTYKYLEIQYECVPYKVDQKVFVCPGSLLSIQPASSLLEAEHQSGAWCKDPLQAGDRLYVMPWTPYRTEVLYEYASWDDLRQNRVTTTYKLPSRVDGTGFVVYDGAVFYNKERTRNLVKYDLRTRIKSGEAVVVNANYHDTSPYRWGGKSDIDLAVDENGLWVIYSTESNNGRIVVSQVNPYTLRFEGTWATGFDKRGASNAFMACGVLYAVRSVFQDDEGQADSRASSNMVVYAYDTSRGQELPVQIPFPNPYQYISSVDYNPRDNQLYVWNNYYMLRYPLQFTPPPPTKGPLSSLMTTVRSYTATVALTPVRPSASHPIGVINRVSFDQRPITAIVPLTPRPPLRVPLAPGGPGQVGGCEGRVARGVQWPPTLKGETVERPCPKGSLGIASYQCMSAPVAWNSRGPDLSNCTSPWVSQIAQRIKSGENAANIVGDLVNLTRGQIYAGDVSMSVRLIEQLLDILDSQLQVLRPAVKESAARNYNKLQKRERTCKFFVQSVVQTVDNLLGPEALVAWADLSGIDQSRSASLLLDAVEKGAFLLANNLYESRFSYRAPNVDLEVYVLNTEADIQDLTFPHSYDSDSILQISALALQQYSNNGQVNLVLSLYKNLGSFLTTQNSTLRLGMGLSQSQGQGQDARRRNLVVNSHVISASVHKGTNRVYLTEPVIFTLRHLQLENHFGPNCSFWNSSGVSGNGRWSTQGCRLLHTNNTHTTCACNHLSSFAVLMTYQQPVFRPGVEELLVFVVSWVGISVALVCLATCLITLCCQGAPWHSDHSTIHCNLWANLLITELLFLIGANKTKYTVVCSITAGLLHFSLLSVFCWLCLEAVELYLLQREVFEGRNSRRKYFYLCGYSVPGLVVAVSAAIDFRGYGSKTACWLRTDNYFIWSFLGPVAVIITLNLVVLVMTLHKMHSTAALKPDSSRHDNLRAWAVGSLTLLFLLSVTWSSGLMFLSGPSLLLAYLFSSLNTAQALLITILHCTLARKGQKDNGRCLRLSQCCATSSSSSPDSVKGAALRSNSRYTSSQSRRATANRQSRIRRMWNDTVRRQTESSFIAANVNNTPTLNRAALGNHFLTNQMLQTHTGASPYDTILAQGYNQPFTSTGTFRNKQKGGVSQSQESCGLDSVCLNGGYTPNTFTLHGLGTTPGSRAGVVGSTDLLRDGGVGMGGDDISPGLLTPHGAADMSSGTGMRRNLSDAAALEKMIISELVQSNLRPSVPMPVPPERYGSLARPHLHERPALTHTATLTRHAQPPQEGWAATVQPNTRHNAQEGWAHTRQPTQDIETNSTTRGEDHGTTPRLQDGWSHARAPGDSDTRELLKEGDRSQLQGTLGRRGHQDRQQPRPPDVQARPYSTLSRTPGTLSRHRSTAESSGGTERERDRERDRDRYRDRPLPPPPPPPPQESEPLYKALEEPLLMKQREAVVETWRSGQDREKDETFLLKRDGTYDERRGGTERGKDESFTSQKRDGTMDEWRAGIERGREEKRDGRMEVWRGAETEREETFITQKKDFGLDGWRGDFEREKDESLFLKDREGWRAGTERETEKQKDRALDVWRGGIDLDREESFSFENKDAGLDGRKRGKDRGSLRYHGERQDSDSFTLPLTPDLDLDPDSSPIYARDSNPSPLYPGDRRSPPLSIFPRNSPPTNIFAPRETNSPPSNLFSRHSPQVYSRSSSPPRFYTRTSPPTHLYPDSSPEGPEEISPTGSQSQRPALELPYSLGRPPLGPRPNHLQTFYQPPPLATNGETGYSADSTSDGDDGQMQRVTSL from the exons CGATGTCCCGGGCCGCCATGCCATTTGGGCTGCTGCGCAGGGAGCTGGCATGTGAAGGTTACCCCATAGAGCTGCGCTGCCCAGGAAGTGACGTGGTCATGGTGGAGACCGCCAACTATGGACGCACCGATGACAAGATCTGTGACGCAGACCCCTCTCAGATGGAGAACACACAGTGTTACCTCCCTGACGCACTGAAGATTATGTCCCAGAG ATGCAACAACCGGACTCAGTGTGTAGTGGTCGCGGGGGTCGATGTCTTCCCAGACCCCTGCCCTGGAACATACAAGTACCTGGAGATCCAGTATGAATGTGTCCCTTATA AAGTGGACCAAAAAG TTTTCGTGTGTCCCGGCTCACTGCTCAGCATCCAGCCGGCCTCCTCGCTCTTGGAGGCGGAGCATCAGTCGGGGGCCTGGTGTAAAGACCCCCTGCAAGCTGGTGACAGGCTGTATGTCATGCCATGGACGCCGTATAGAACAGAAGTCCTGTATGAGTACGCCTCCTGGGATGACCTTCGACAAAACAGAGTCACCACCACTTATAA GTTGCCGAGCCGTGTGGATGGTACGGGTTTTGTTGTCTACGACGGCGCTGTATTTTACAACAAAGAGCGAACACGCAACCTGGTCAAGTATGACCTTCGCACACGCATCAAGAGCGGTGAGGCGGTGGTGGTCAATGCCAACTACCACGACACCTCTCCATACCGCTGGGGAGGGAAGTCGGACATCGATCTGGCTGTGGATGAGAACGGCCTTTGGGTTATTTACTCTACTGAATCCAATAATGGACGCATTGTGGTCAGCCAG GTGAACCCATACACCCTGCGTTTCGAGGGAACGTGGGCCACAGGCTTTGACAAACGTGGGGCGAGCAATGCCTTCATGGCCTGTGGAGTGCTCTACGCTGTGCGCTCCGTCTTCCAGGACGACGAGGGTCAGGCAGATAGCCGAGCCAGCAGCAACATGGTGGTGTACGCCTACGACACCAGCCGGGGCCAGGAGCTGCCTGTTCAGATACCTTTCCCCAACCCATACCAGTACATCTCCTCTGTGGACTACAACCCCAGAGATAACCAGCTGTATGTGTGGAATAACTACTACATGCTGAGATACCCTCTACAGTTCACGCCACCGCCACCAACCAAAG GCCCCCTCTCCTCACTGATGACCACTGTCCGGTCCTACACAGCCACAGTTGCTTTGACCCCAGTGCGACCATCGGCTTCACATCCGATTGGTGTCATCAACAGGGTCTCCTTTGACCAGCGGCCCATCACAGCCATAGTTCCTCTGACTCCACGCCCTCCCCTACGGGTCCCCTTGGCCCCTGGTGGGCCCGGTCAAGTGGGTGGATGTGAGGGCCGGGTGGCACGAGGTGTTCAGTGGCCCCCAACCTTGAAGGGAGAGACAGTAGAGAGGCCGTGTCCAAAAGGGTCTCTGG GAATTGCCTCTTATCAATGCATGTCAGCTCCAGTGGCGTGGAACTCCAGAGGCCCTGACCTTTCCAACTGCACCTCTCCCTGGGTCAGCCAGATTGCACAGAGG ATCAAGAGTGGAGAGAACGCGGCCAACATCGTCGGGGACCTCGTCAACCTAACCCGGGGACAGATCTATGCTGGTGACGTCAGCATGTCCGTCAGGCTCATCGAACAGCTGCTGGACATACTGGACTCTCAGCTCCAGGTTCTGAGACCAGCCGTTAAAGAGTCAGCAGCACGCAATTACAACAAG ctgcagaagagaGAACGCACATGCAAATTTTTTGTTCAG TCGGTTGTTCAGACTGTTGATAACCTGCTGGGTCCTGAAGCTCTGGTGGCCTGGGCCGACCTGAGCGGCATTGATCAGTCCCGCTCTGCATCACTGCTACTAGACGCGGTTGAGAAAGGAGCGTTTCTGTTGGCTAACAATCTCTACGAAAGCCGTTTCAGTTACCGAGCACCAAACGTTG ATCTGGAGGTGTACGTACTGAACACAGAGGCGGACATACAGGACTTGACGTTCCCTCACTCCTATGACAGCGACAGCATCCTGCAGATATCAGCTCTGGCTCTGCAACAGTACAGCAACAATG GTCAGGTGAACCTGGTCCTTTCCCTTTATAAAAACTTGGGCTCCTTCCTGACCACGCAAAACTCAACGCTCCGGCTGGGAATGGGTCTGAGTCAGAGCCAAGGCCAGGGTCAAGATGCCAGGCGAAGGAACCTCGTGGTGAACTCTCACGTCATCTCAGCTTCGGTGCACAAAGGAACCAACAGGGTGTACCTCACGGAGCCGGTCATCTTCACGCTCAGACATCTTCAG CTGGAGAATCACTTTGGTCCCAACTGCTCTTTCTGGAACTCGTCAGGAGTTTCTGGGAACGGCAGGTGGTCCACACAGGGCTGCCGCCTGCTACACactaacaacacacacacaacctgcgCCTGCAACCACCTGTCCAGCTTTGCTgtcctgatgacataccagcaACCAGTT TTCAGGCCCGGTGTAGAGGAGCTTCTGGTCTTTGTGGTTTCCTGGGTCGGCATCTCTGTGGCACTCGTGTGTTTGGCAACCTGCCTTATCACCCTCTGCTGCCAGGGGGCGCCCTGGCACTCAGATCACAGCACCATCCACTGCAACCTGTGGGCCAATCTGCTCATCACTGAACTTCTCTTCCTCATCGGTGCCAACAAGACTAAATACACT GTTGTGTGCTCCATCACTGCTGGCCTGCTGCACTTTTCTTTGCTCTCGGTGTTTTGCTGGTTGTGTCTGGAGGCCGTTGAACTGTACTTGCTGCAGCGGGAGGTTTTTGAGGGACGGAACTCCAGGAGGAAGTATTTTTACCTCTGTGGCTACTCTGTTCCTGGCCTGGTGGTGGCCGTGTCTGCAGCTATTGATTTCAGAGGATACGGCTCAAAAACTGC GTGTTGGCTGCGGACAGACAATTACTTTATCTGGAGTTTCCTCGGACCTGTAGCTGTTATTATTACA CTGAACCTGGTTGTCTTGGTGATGACTTTACATAAGATGCACAGCACCGCTGCACTGAAGCCAGACTCCAGTCGTCATGACAACCTGAG GGCGTGGGCCGTGGGCTCCCTGactctcctcttcctgctgagCGTCACCTGGTCCTCAGGCCTGATGTTCCTGTCTGGTCCGTCTCTCCTCCTGGCGTACCTCTTCTCCTCCCTCAACACTGCCCAGGCCCTCCTCATCACTATACTGCACTGCACACTCGCCAGGAAG GGTCAGAAGGACAATGGCCGCTGCCTGCGCCTCTCTCAGTGCTGCGCAACATCCTCGTCCAGCTCTCCAGACTCGGTGAAAGGAGCCGCACTCCGCTCCAACAGCCGCTACACCAGCAGCCAAAGTCGCAGAGCCACCGCTAACAGACAG AGCCGCATCAGAAGGATGTGGAATGACACCGTTCGCAGACAGACTGAATCCTCTTTCATCGCTGCGAACGTTAACAACACTCCTACTCTCAACCGAG CTGCTTTGGGGAATCATTTCCTTACAAACCAAATGTTGCAGACTCACACTGGAGCTTCTCCTTATGACACGATACTCGCGCAGGGATACAATCAACCCTTCACTTCTACAG GAaccttcagaaacaaacaga AGGGTGGTGTATCGCAGAGCCAGGAGTCATGTGGCTTGGACAGTGTGTGTCTGAATGGAGGCTACACCCCCAACACCTTCACCCTGCATGGGTTGGGGACAACACCAGGGTCAAGAGCTGGAGTGGTAGGCAGCACTGACCTTCTTAGGGATGGAGGAGTTGGGATGGGAGGGGATGACATCTCCCCGGGCCTCCTCACACCTCATGGGGCGGCAGATATGAGCAGCGGAACCGGGATGCGTCGCAATTTGTCCGACGCAGCAGCGCTGGAGAAGATGATCATTTCAGAGCTAGTGCAGAGCAACCTGAGGCCCTCGGTTCCCATGCCTGTTCCTCCTGAGCGCTACGGGAGCTTGGCGAGGCCGCACCTTCACGAGAGACCGGCTCTCACTCACACTGCCACCTTAACTCGACACGCTCAGCCACCCCAAGAGGGCTGGGCTGCCACCGTGCAGCCAAACACACGGCACAATGCACAAGAGGGCTGGGCGCACACAAGGCAGCCCACTCAAGACATCGAGACAAACTCCACAACACGTGGTGAAGATCACGGCACAACGCCACGCTTACAAGATGGCTGGTCACACGCACGTGCTCCTGGAGATTCTGACACTCGCGAGCTGCTAAAAGAAGGGGACCGGTCACAGCTGCAAGGCACTCTTGGCCGCCGGGGGCACCAGGACAGGCAACAACCACGTCCCCCCGATGTCCAGGCTCGGCCTTACTCCACCCTCAGCCGCACCCCTGGTACCCTGTCCCGCCACCGCAGCACGGCAGAGTCAAGCGGagggacagaaagagaaagagaccGGGAGCGAGACAGAGATCGTTACCGGGACAGGCCCcttccaccacctcctcctcctcccccacagGAATCAGAGCCCCTGTACAAAGCTTTAGAAGAGCCGCTGCTAATGAAACAGAGAGAAGCCGTTGTAGAGACATGGAGAAGTGGCCAGGACAGAGAAAAGGATGAGACATTTCTGCTGAAAAGAGACGGAACGTACGACGAACGGAGAGGAGGAACCGAGAGGGGAAAAGACGAATCTTTTACATCCCAGAAGAGAGATGGCACGATGGATGAATGGCGAGCTGGCATTGAGAgggggagagaagaaaaaagagatgGACGAATGGAGGTGTGGCGAGGAGCGGAAACAGAGCGGGAAGAGACATTTATAACTCAGAAGAAAGATTTTGGTTTGGATGGTTGGAGAGGTGACTTTGAGAGGGAGAAAGACGAATCCTTGTTCTTGAAGGACAGAGAGGGTTGGAGAGCAGGGACTGAGCGAGAGACTGAGAAACAGAAGGACAGAGCGCTGGACGTGTGGAGAGGAGGGATAGATTTGGACAGGGAGGAGTCTTTCTCCTTTGAGAACAAAGATGCAGGTCTAGATGGGAGGAAAAGGGGGAAAGATAGAGGATCTCTTCGATATCATGGCGAACGACAAGATTCTGACAGCTTCACTCTGCCTTTGACCCCTGACCTTGATCTGGACCCTGACTCCTCACCTATCTATGCCCGAGATTCAAACCCCTCCCCGCTCTACCCTGGAGACCGACGCTCGCCGCCCCTTAGCATCTTCCCTCGAAACTCCCCTCCAACAAATATCTTTGCCCCACGAGAGACTAACTCACCTCCCAGCAACCTCTTCTCTCGCCACTCCCCGCAGGTGTACAGCCGCAGCAGCTCTCCTCCACGCTTCTACACCCGCACCTCCCCCCCAACTCACTTATACCCAGACAGCAGCCCCGAAGGCCCAGAAGAAATCAGTCCCACTGGCAGTCAGTCCCAGCGGCCTGCTCTGGAACTGCCCTACAGCCTGGGGCGACCCCCGCTGGGCCCACGGCCCAATCACCTGCAGACCTTCTACCAGCCACCACCACTGGCTACCAATGGAGAGACAGGGTACTCTGCAGATTCCACCTCTGATGGAGACGATGGACAGATGCAGCGGGTGACGAGCCTGTGA
- the LOC108241481 gene encoding adhesion G protein-coupled receptor L1 isoform X1: MAVPLWFTGVCLLTLAHVAPSGQAMSRAAMPFGLLRRELACEGYPIELRCPGSDVVMVETANYGRTDDKICDADPSQMENTQCYLPDALKIMSQRCNNRTQCVVVAGVDVFPDPCPGTYKYLEIQYECVPYKVDQKVFVCPGSLLSIQPASSLLEAEHQSGAWCKDPLQAGDRLYVMPWTPYRTEVLYEYASWDDLRQNRVTTTYKLPSRVDGTGFVVYDGAVFYNKERTRNLVKYDLRTRIKSGEAVVVNANYHDTSPYRWGGKSDIDLAVDENGLWVIYSTESNNGRIVVSQVNPYTLRFEGTWATGFDKRGASNAFMACGVLYAVRSVFQDDEGQADSRASSNMVVYAYDTSRGQELPVQIPFPNPYQYISSVDYNPRDNQLYVWNNYYMLRYPLQFTPPPPTKGPLSSLMTTVRSYTATVALTPVRPSASHPIGVINRVSFDQRPITAIVPLTPRPPLRVPLAPGGPGQVGGCEGRVARGVQWPPTLKGETVERPCPKGSLGIASYQCMSAPVAWNSRGPDLSNCTSPWVSQIAQRIKSGENAANIVGDLVNLTRGQIYAGDVSMSVRLIEQLLDILDSQLQVLRPAVKESAARNYNKLQKRERTCKFFVQSVVQTVDNLLGPEALVAWADLSGIDQSRSASLLLDAVEKGAFLLANNLYESRFSYRAPNVDLEVYVLNTEADIQDLTFPHSYDSDSILQISALALQQYSNNGQVNLVLSLYKNLGSFLTTQNSTLRLGMGLSQSQGQGQDARRRNLVVNSHVISASVHKGTNRVYLTEPVIFTLRHLQLENHFGPNCSFWNSSGVSGNGRWSTQGCRLLHTNNTHTTCACNHLSSFAVLMTYQQPVFRPGVEELLVFVVSWVGISVALVCLATCLITLCCQGAPWHSDHSTIHCNLWANLLITELLFLIGANKTKYTVVCSITAGLLHFSLLSVFCWLCLEAVELYLLQREVFEGRNSRRKYFYLCGYSVPGLVVAVSAAIDFRGYGSKTACWLRTDNYFIWSFLGPVAVIITLNLVVLVMTLHKMHSTAALKPDSSRHDNLRAWAVGSLTLLFLLSVTWSSGLMFLSGPSLLLAYLFSSLNTAQALLITILHCTLARKGQKDNGRCLRLSQCCATSSSSSPDSVKGAALRSNSRYTSSQSRRATANRQSRIRRMWNDTVRRQTESSFIAANVNNTPTLNRAALGNHFLTNQMLQTHTGASPYDTILAQGYNQPFTSTVGTFRNKQKGGVSQSQESCGLDSVCLNGGYTPNTFTLHGLGTTPGSRAGVVGSTDLLRDGGVGMGGDDISPGLLTPHGAADMSSGTGMRRNLSDAAALEKMIISELVQSNLRPSVPMPVPPERYGSLARPHLHERPALTHTATLTRHAQPPQEGWAATVQPNTRHNAQEGWAHTRQPTQDIETNSTTRGEDHGTTPRLQDGWSHARAPGDSDTRELLKEGDRSQLQGTLGRRGHQDRQQPRPPDVQARPYSTLSRTPGTLSRHRSTAESSGGTERERDRERDRDRYRDRPLPPPPPPPPQESEPLYKALEEPLLMKQREAVVETWRSGQDREKDETFLLKRDGTYDERRGGTERGKDESFTSQKRDGTMDEWRAGIERGREEKRDGRMEVWRGAETEREETFITQKKDFGLDGWRGDFEREKDESLFLKDREGWRAGTERETEKQKDRALDVWRGGIDLDREESFSFENKDAGLDGRKRGKDRGSLRYHGERQDSDSFTLPLTPDLDLDPDSSPIYARDSNPSPLYPGDRRSPPLSIFPRNSPPTNIFAPRETNSPPSNLFSRHSPQVYSRSSSPPRFYTRTSPPTHLYPDSSPEGPEEISPTGSQSQRPALELPYSLGRPPLGPRPNHLQTFYQPPPLATNGETGYSADSTSDGDDGQMQRVTSL, translated from the exons CGATGTCCCGGGCCGCCATGCCATTTGGGCTGCTGCGCAGGGAGCTGGCATGTGAAGGTTACCCCATAGAGCTGCGCTGCCCAGGAAGTGACGTGGTCATGGTGGAGACCGCCAACTATGGACGCACCGATGACAAGATCTGTGACGCAGACCCCTCTCAGATGGAGAACACACAGTGTTACCTCCCTGACGCACTGAAGATTATGTCCCAGAG ATGCAACAACCGGACTCAGTGTGTAGTGGTCGCGGGGGTCGATGTCTTCCCAGACCCCTGCCCTGGAACATACAAGTACCTGGAGATCCAGTATGAATGTGTCCCTTATA AAGTGGACCAAAAAG TTTTCGTGTGTCCCGGCTCACTGCTCAGCATCCAGCCGGCCTCCTCGCTCTTGGAGGCGGAGCATCAGTCGGGGGCCTGGTGTAAAGACCCCCTGCAAGCTGGTGACAGGCTGTATGTCATGCCATGGACGCCGTATAGAACAGAAGTCCTGTATGAGTACGCCTCCTGGGATGACCTTCGACAAAACAGAGTCACCACCACTTATAA GTTGCCGAGCCGTGTGGATGGTACGGGTTTTGTTGTCTACGACGGCGCTGTATTTTACAACAAAGAGCGAACACGCAACCTGGTCAAGTATGACCTTCGCACACGCATCAAGAGCGGTGAGGCGGTGGTGGTCAATGCCAACTACCACGACACCTCTCCATACCGCTGGGGAGGGAAGTCGGACATCGATCTGGCTGTGGATGAGAACGGCCTTTGGGTTATTTACTCTACTGAATCCAATAATGGACGCATTGTGGTCAGCCAG GTGAACCCATACACCCTGCGTTTCGAGGGAACGTGGGCCACAGGCTTTGACAAACGTGGGGCGAGCAATGCCTTCATGGCCTGTGGAGTGCTCTACGCTGTGCGCTCCGTCTTCCAGGACGACGAGGGTCAGGCAGATAGCCGAGCCAGCAGCAACATGGTGGTGTACGCCTACGACACCAGCCGGGGCCAGGAGCTGCCTGTTCAGATACCTTTCCCCAACCCATACCAGTACATCTCCTCTGTGGACTACAACCCCAGAGATAACCAGCTGTATGTGTGGAATAACTACTACATGCTGAGATACCCTCTACAGTTCACGCCACCGCCACCAACCAAAG GCCCCCTCTCCTCACTGATGACCACTGTCCGGTCCTACACAGCCACAGTTGCTTTGACCCCAGTGCGACCATCGGCTTCACATCCGATTGGTGTCATCAACAGGGTCTCCTTTGACCAGCGGCCCATCACAGCCATAGTTCCTCTGACTCCACGCCCTCCCCTACGGGTCCCCTTGGCCCCTGGTGGGCCCGGTCAAGTGGGTGGATGTGAGGGCCGGGTGGCACGAGGTGTTCAGTGGCCCCCAACCTTGAAGGGAGAGACAGTAGAGAGGCCGTGTCCAAAAGGGTCTCTGG GAATTGCCTCTTATCAATGCATGTCAGCTCCAGTGGCGTGGAACTCCAGAGGCCCTGACCTTTCCAACTGCACCTCTCCCTGGGTCAGCCAGATTGCACAGAGG ATCAAGAGTGGAGAGAACGCGGCCAACATCGTCGGGGACCTCGTCAACCTAACCCGGGGACAGATCTATGCTGGTGACGTCAGCATGTCCGTCAGGCTCATCGAACAGCTGCTGGACATACTGGACTCTCAGCTCCAGGTTCTGAGACCAGCCGTTAAAGAGTCAGCAGCACGCAATTACAACAAG ctgcagaagagaGAACGCACATGCAAATTTTTTGTTCAG TCGGTTGTTCAGACTGTTGATAACCTGCTGGGTCCTGAAGCTCTGGTGGCCTGGGCCGACCTGAGCGGCATTGATCAGTCCCGCTCTGCATCACTGCTACTAGACGCGGTTGAGAAAGGAGCGTTTCTGTTGGCTAACAATCTCTACGAAAGCCGTTTCAGTTACCGAGCACCAAACGTTG ATCTGGAGGTGTACGTACTGAACACAGAGGCGGACATACAGGACTTGACGTTCCCTCACTCCTATGACAGCGACAGCATCCTGCAGATATCAGCTCTGGCTCTGCAACAGTACAGCAACAATG GTCAGGTGAACCTGGTCCTTTCCCTTTATAAAAACTTGGGCTCCTTCCTGACCACGCAAAACTCAACGCTCCGGCTGGGAATGGGTCTGAGTCAGAGCCAAGGCCAGGGTCAAGATGCCAGGCGAAGGAACCTCGTGGTGAACTCTCACGTCATCTCAGCTTCGGTGCACAAAGGAACCAACAGGGTGTACCTCACGGAGCCGGTCATCTTCACGCTCAGACATCTTCAG CTGGAGAATCACTTTGGTCCCAACTGCTCTTTCTGGAACTCGTCAGGAGTTTCTGGGAACGGCAGGTGGTCCACACAGGGCTGCCGCCTGCTACACactaacaacacacacacaacctgcgCCTGCAACCACCTGTCCAGCTTTGCTgtcctgatgacataccagcaACCAGTT TTCAGGCCCGGTGTAGAGGAGCTTCTGGTCTTTGTGGTTTCCTGGGTCGGCATCTCTGTGGCACTCGTGTGTTTGGCAACCTGCCTTATCACCCTCTGCTGCCAGGGGGCGCCCTGGCACTCAGATCACAGCACCATCCACTGCAACCTGTGGGCCAATCTGCTCATCACTGAACTTCTCTTCCTCATCGGTGCCAACAAGACTAAATACACT GTTGTGTGCTCCATCACTGCTGGCCTGCTGCACTTTTCTTTGCTCTCGGTGTTTTGCTGGTTGTGTCTGGAGGCCGTTGAACTGTACTTGCTGCAGCGGGAGGTTTTTGAGGGACGGAACTCCAGGAGGAAGTATTTTTACCTCTGTGGCTACTCTGTTCCTGGCCTGGTGGTGGCCGTGTCTGCAGCTATTGATTTCAGAGGATACGGCTCAAAAACTGC GTGTTGGCTGCGGACAGACAATTACTTTATCTGGAGTTTCCTCGGACCTGTAGCTGTTATTATTACA CTGAACCTGGTTGTCTTGGTGATGACTTTACATAAGATGCACAGCACCGCTGCACTGAAGCCAGACTCCAGTCGTCATGACAACCTGAG GGCGTGGGCCGTGGGCTCCCTGactctcctcttcctgctgagCGTCACCTGGTCCTCAGGCCTGATGTTCCTGTCTGGTCCGTCTCTCCTCCTGGCGTACCTCTTCTCCTCCCTCAACACTGCCCAGGCCCTCCTCATCACTATACTGCACTGCACACTCGCCAGGAAG GGTCAGAAGGACAATGGCCGCTGCCTGCGCCTCTCTCAGTGCTGCGCAACATCCTCGTCCAGCTCTCCAGACTCGGTGAAAGGAGCCGCACTCCGCTCCAACAGCCGCTACACCAGCAGCCAAAGTCGCAGAGCCACCGCTAACAGACAG AGCCGCATCAGAAGGATGTGGAATGACACCGTTCGCAGACAGACTGAATCCTCTTTCATCGCTGCGAACGTTAACAACACTCCTACTCTCAACCGAG CTGCTTTGGGGAATCATTTCCTTACAAACCAAATGTTGCAGACTCACACTGGAGCTTCTCCTTATGACACGATACTCGCGCAGGGATACAATCAACCCTTCACTTCTACAG TAGGAaccttcagaaacaaacaga AGGGTGGTGTATCGCAGAGCCAGGAGTCATGTGGCTTGGACAGTGTGTGTCTGAATGGAGGCTACACCCCCAACACCTTCACCCTGCATGGGTTGGGGACAACACCAGGGTCAAGAGCTGGAGTGGTAGGCAGCACTGACCTTCTTAGGGATGGAGGAGTTGGGATGGGAGGGGATGACATCTCCCCGGGCCTCCTCACACCTCATGGGGCGGCAGATATGAGCAGCGGAACCGGGATGCGTCGCAATTTGTCCGACGCAGCAGCGCTGGAGAAGATGATCATTTCAGAGCTAGTGCAGAGCAACCTGAGGCCCTCGGTTCCCATGCCTGTTCCTCCTGAGCGCTACGGGAGCTTGGCGAGGCCGCACCTTCACGAGAGACCGGCTCTCACTCACACTGCCACCTTAACTCGACACGCTCAGCCACCCCAAGAGGGCTGGGCTGCCACCGTGCAGCCAAACACACGGCACAATGCACAAGAGGGCTGGGCGCACACAAGGCAGCCCACTCAAGACATCGAGACAAACTCCACAACACGTGGTGAAGATCACGGCACAACGCCACGCTTACAAGATGGCTGGTCACACGCACGTGCTCCTGGAGATTCTGACACTCGCGAGCTGCTAAAAGAAGGGGACCGGTCACAGCTGCAAGGCACTCTTGGCCGCCGGGGGCACCAGGACAGGCAACAACCACGTCCCCCCGATGTCCAGGCTCGGCCTTACTCCACCCTCAGCCGCACCCCTGGTACCCTGTCCCGCCACCGCAGCACGGCAGAGTCAAGCGGagggacagaaagagaaagagaccGGGAGCGAGACAGAGATCGTTACCGGGACAGGCCCcttccaccacctcctcctcctcccccacagGAATCAGAGCCCCTGTACAAAGCTTTAGAAGAGCCGCTGCTAATGAAACAGAGAGAAGCCGTTGTAGAGACATGGAGAAGTGGCCAGGACAGAGAAAAGGATGAGACATTTCTGCTGAAAAGAGACGGAACGTACGACGAACGGAGAGGAGGAACCGAGAGGGGAAAAGACGAATCTTTTACATCCCAGAAGAGAGATGGCACGATGGATGAATGGCGAGCTGGCATTGAGAgggggagagaagaaaaaagagatgGACGAATGGAGGTGTGGCGAGGAGCGGAAACAGAGCGGGAAGAGACATTTATAACTCAGAAGAAAGATTTTGGTTTGGATGGTTGGAGAGGTGACTTTGAGAGGGAGAAAGACGAATCCTTGTTCTTGAAGGACAGAGAGGGTTGGAGAGCAGGGACTGAGCGAGAGACTGAGAAACAGAAGGACAGAGCGCTGGACGTGTGGAGAGGAGGGATAGATTTGGACAGGGAGGAGTCTTTCTCCTTTGAGAACAAAGATGCAGGTCTAGATGGGAGGAAAAGGGGGAAAGATAGAGGATCTCTTCGATATCATGGCGAACGACAAGATTCTGACAGCTTCACTCTGCCTTTGACCCCTGACCTTGATCTGGACCCTGACTCCTCACCTATCTATGCCCGAGATTCAAACCCCTCCCCGCTCTACCCTGGAGACCGACGCTCGCCGCCCCTTAGCATCTTCCCTCGAAACTCCCCTCCAACAAATATCTTTGCCCCACGAGAGACTAACTCACCTCCCAGCAACCTCTTCTCTCGCCACTCCCCGCAGGTGTACAGCCGCAGCAGCTCTCCTCCACGCTTCTACACCCGCACCTCCCCCCCAACTCACTTATACCCAGACAGCAGCCCCGAAGGCCCAGAAGAAATCAGTCCCACTGGCAGTCAGTCCCAGCGGCCTGCTCTGGAACTGCCCTACAGCCTGGGGCGACCCCCGCTGGGCCCACGGCCCAATCACCTGCAGACCTTCTACCAGCCACCACCACTGGCTACCAATGGAGAGACAGGGTACTCTGCAGATTCCACCTCTGATGGAGACGATGGACAGATGCAGCGGGTGACGAGCCTGTGA